Proteins encoded by one window of Vigna radiata var. radiata cultivar VC1973A chromosome 5, Vradiata_ver6, whole genome shotgun sequence:
- the LOC106762012 gene encoding adenylate kinase 5, chloroplastic isoform X4, producing MINTAPSCSFHRTTTLTTSHSLPFTPLHHSCLHHCHFSFGTQLLRLSNLRCHTLSPLTTKTLKVNCSISDPLKVMISGAPASGKGTQCELIFQRFGLVHISTGDLLRAEVATGTEIGNKAKEFMNSGQLVPDEIVTAMVAARLSLEDAKQKGWLLDGYPRSLGQAQSLEKMQIRPDVYIVLDVPDEILIDRCVGRRLDPVTGKIYHLTFFPPETEEIKARLVTRPDDTEEKVKSRLNIYKQNAEAVSSSYSNIIHKIDGSNSKEAVFKEIESLLSQLQQKKVKLVKSGEKSILDTKKGRPSLSQDKWRGIPTRLNNIPHSREIRKYFYDDVLQATERAINDGKTRLKVDINIPELNPEMDVYRIGTLMELVRALALSFADDGKRVKVCVQGSMGDGALAGMPLQLAGTRKILEFMDWGDYGAKGTFINIGSIGAAEVEEQDDMFILVAPQNAVGNCIIDDLRAMTNAAEHRPVILVNARLKDLPGSSGIMQTMGRDQRLKYAASFESCYFFRLLYYAGTQYPIMGAIRKLWKRILSMIIPWSKSKVTWIEKKEE from the exons ATGATAAACACCGCACCCAGCTGCTCCTTCCACCGCACCACCACTCTCACAacctctcattctcttccattcACTCCCCTTCACCATTCATGTCTACACCACTGCCACTTCTCCTTCGGCACACAACTTCTCCGATTAAGCAACCTCCGCTGCCACACACTATCGCCGTTAACCACCAAG ACGCTCAAAGTGAATTGCTCCATCAGCGATCCTCTGAAGGTGATGATATCAGGTGCACCTGCTTCCGGCAAAGGCACGCAATGTGAATTAATTTTCCAAAGG TTTGGATTGGTGCACATATCAACAGGGGATTTGCTAAGAGCAGAAGTGGCAACTGGAACTGAAATTGGAAATAAAGCAAAGGAGTTCATGAACTCGGGCCAACTGGTTCCTGATGAAATTGTGACAGCA ATGGTGGCAGCACGATTGTCTCTCGAAGATGCTAAGCAAAAAGGGTGGCTTCTTGATGGGTACCCTCGAAGTTTGGGCCAGGCCCAGAGTCTGGAGAAAATGCAGATACGACCTGATGTCTATATAGTATTGGAT GTTCCTGATGAAATTCTGATCGACAGATGTGTTGGTAGAAGGCTTGACCCAGTGACAGGGAAGATATACCATCTAACTTTTTTTCCACCGGAGACGGAAGAGATTAAAGCAAGGCTGGTAACTCGACCTGACGACACTGAGGAGAAG GTGAAATCTCGCCTCAACATATACAAGCAAAATGCAGAAGCCGTATCTTCCTCCTACTCAAATATAATTCATAAG ATTGATGGCAGCAATTCAAAAGAAGCGGTTTTCAAAGAAATTGAATCTTTGCTATCTCAATTGCAACAGAAAAAAGTAAAGCTAGTGAAATCTGGAG AAAAATCAATCCTTGATACAAAGAAAGGACGGCCATCTTTGAGCCAG GATAAGTGGAGAGGGATTCCTACTAGACTAAACAATATTCCCCATTCTCGAGAAATCAGGAAATATTTCTATGATGATGTGTTACAAGCTACTGAGAGGGCTATCAATGACGGTAAAACTAGGTTGAAG GTTGACATCAACATTCCTGAGCTGAACCCAGAAATG GATGTTTATCGAATAGGTACCTTGATGGAACTTGTTCGAGCTCTTGCCCTCTCTTTTGCGGATGATGGAAAACGGGTTAAG GTTTGTGTACAAGGGTCGATGGGAGATGGTGCTCTTGCTGGAATGCCATTGCAGCTTGCTGGAACTCGTAAGATTTTAGAGTTCATGGACTGGGGTGATTATGGAGCAAAAGGAACCTTCATCAATATTGGTTCTATAG GTGCTGCTGAGGTTGAGGAGCAAGATGACATGTTTATCTTGGTGGCTCCTCAAAATGCTGTTGGGAATTGTATTATTGAT GATCTCAGAGCCATGACCAACGCAGCTGAACACAGACCAGTTATTCTAGTCAATGCTAGGCTTAAG GATTTGCCTGGTTCTAGTGGTATAATGCAA ACGATGGGGAGGGACCAGAGACTCAAGTATGCAGCATCTTTTGAAAGTTGCTACTTCTTTCGACTTCTGTATTATGCAGGAACGCAGTATCCCATAATGGGAGCTATCAG GAAACTGTGGAAGAGGATACTGTCGATGATCATACCATGGTCCAAATCAAAAGTCACATGGatagaaaaaaaggaag AATGA
- the LOC106762012 gene encoding adenylate kinase 5, chloroplastic isoform X5: MNSGQLVPDEIVTAMVAARLSLEDAKQKGWLLDGYPRSLGQAQSLEKMQIRPDVYIVLDVPDEILIDRCVGRRLDPVTGKIYHLTFFPPETEEIKARLVTRPDDTEEKVKSRLNIYKQNAEAVSSSYSNIIHKIDGSNSKEAVFKEIESLLSQLQQKKVKLVKSGEKSILDTKKGRPSLSQDKWRGIPTRLNNIPHSREIRKYFYDDVLQATERAINDGKTRLKVDINIPELNPEMDVYRIGTLMELVRALALSFADDGKRVKVCVQGSMGDGALAGMPLQLAGTRKILEFMDWGDYGAKGTFINIGSIGAAEVEEQDDMFILVAPQNAVGNCIIDDLRAMTNAAEHRPVILVNARLKDLPGSSGIMQTMGRDQRLKYAASFESCYFFRLLYYAGTQYPIMGAIRMTYPNQYELYKRVDESPGKEKYAILSTFTQRPSTDEINDAFQGKPSNESRKTSGIWGFLSGIL, translated from the exons ATGAACTCGGGCCAACTGGTTCCTGATGAAATTGTGACAGCA ATGGTGGCAGCACGATTGTCTCTCGAAGATGCTAAGCAAAAAGGGTGGCTTCTTGATGGGTACCCTCGAAGTTTGGGCCAGGCCCAGAGTCTGGAGAAAATGCAGATACGACCTGATGTCTATATAGTATTGGAT GTTCCTGATGAAATTCTGATCGACAGATGTGTTGGTAGAAGGCTTGACCCAGTGACAGGGAAGATATACCATCTAACTTTTTTTCCACCGGAGACGGAAGAGATTAAAGCAAGGCTGGTAACTCGACCTGACGACACTGAGGAGAAG GTGAAATCTCGCCTCAACATATACAAGCAAAATGCAGAAGCCGTATCTTCCTCCTACTCAAATATAATTCATAAG ATTGATGGCAGCAATTCAAAAGAAGCGGTTTTCAAAGAAATTGAATCTTTGCTATCTCAATTGCAACAGAAAAAAGTAAAGCTAGTGAAATCTGGAG AAAAATCAATCCTTGATACAAAGAAAGGACGGCCATCTTTGAGCCAG GATAAGTGGAGAGGGATTCCTACTAGACTAAACAATATTCCCCATTCTCGAGAAATCAGGAAATATTTCTATGATGATGTGTTACAAGCTACTGAGAGGGCTATCAATGACGGTAAAACTAGGTTGAAG GTTGACATCAACATTCCTGAGCTGAACCCAGAAATG GATGTTTATCGAATAGGTACCTTGATGGAACTTGTTCGAGCTCTTGCCCTCTCTTTTGCGGATGATGGAAAACGGGTTAAG GTTTGTGTACAAGGGTCGATGGGAGATGGTGCTCTTGCTGGAATGCCATTGCAGCTTGCTGGAACTCGTAAGATTTTAGAGTTCATGGACTGGGGTGATTATGGAGCAAAAGGAACCTTCATCAATATTGGTTCTATAG GTGCTGCTGAGGTTGAGGAGCAAGATGACATGTTTATCTTGGTGGCTCCTCAAAATGCTGTTGGGAATTGTATTATTGAT GATCTCAGAGCCATGACCAACGCAGCTGAACACAGACCAGTTATTCTAGTCAATGCTAGGCTTAAG GATTTGCCTGGTTCTAGTGGTATAATGCAA ACGATGGGGAGGGACCAGAGACTCAAGTATGCAGCATCTTTTGAAAGTTGCTACTTCTTTCGACTTCTGTATTATGCAGGAACGCAGTATCCCATAATGGGAGCTATCAG AATGACTTACCCAAACCAATATGAGCTGTACAAGAGGGTAGATGAATCGCCTGGGAAGGAGAAGTATGCTATTCTGTCTACGTTTACCCAGAGGCCTAGTACAGATGAAATTAACGATGCTTTCCAAGGAAAACCAAG
- the LOC106762012 gene encoding adenylate kinase 5, chloroplastic isoform X1 has protein sequence MINTAPSCSFHRTTTLTTSHSLPFTPLHHSCLHHCHFSFGTQLLRLSNLRCHTLSPLTTKTLKVNCSISDPLKVMISGAPASGKGTQCELIFQRFGLVHISTGDLLRAEVATGTEIGNKAKEFMNSGQLVPDEIVTAMVAARLSLEDAKQKGWLLDGYPRSLGQAQSLEKMQIRPDVYIVLDVPDEILIDRCVGRRLDPVTGKIYHLTFFPPETEEIKARLVTRPDDTEEKVKSRLNIYKQNAEAVSSSYSNIIHKIDGSNSKEAVFKEIESLLSQLQQKKVKLVKSGEKSILDTKKGRPSLSQDKWRGIPTRLNNIPHSREIRKYFYDDVLQATERAINDGKTRLKVDINIPELNPEMDVYRIGTLMELVRALALSFADDGKRVKVCVQGSMGDGALAGMPLQLAGTRKILEFMDWGDYGAKGTFINIGSIGAAEVEEQDDMFILVAPQNAVGNCIIDDLRAMTNAAEHRPVILVNARLKDLPGSSGIMQTMGRDQRLKYAASFESCYFFRLLYYAGTQYPIMGAIRMTYPNQYELYKRVDESPGKEKYAILSTFTQRPSTDEINDAFQGKPSNESRKTSGIWGFLSGIL, from the exons ATGATAAACACCGCACCCAGCTGCTCCTTCCACCGCACCACCACTCTCACAacctctcattctcttccattcACTCCCCTTCACCATTCATGTCTACACCACTGCCACTTCTCCTTCGGCACACAACTTCTCCGATTAAGCAACCTCCGCTGCCACACACTATCGCCGTTAACCACCAAG ACGCTCAAAGTGAATTGCTCCATCAGCGATCCTCTGAAGGTGATGATATCAGGTGCACCTGCTTCCGGCAAAGGCACGCAATGTGAATTAATTTTCCAAAGG TTTGGATTGGTGCACATATCAACAGGGGATTTGCTAAGAGCAGAAGTGGCAACTGGAACTGAAATTGGAAATAAAGCAAAGGAGTTCATGAACTCGGGCCAACTGGTTCCTGATGAAATTGTGACAGCA ATGGTGGCAGCACGATTGTCTCTCGAAGATGCTAAGCAAAAAGGGTGGCTTCTTGATGGGTACCCTCGAAGTTTGGGCCAGGCCCAGAGTCTGGAGAAAATGCAGATACGACCTGATGTCTATATAGTATTGGAT GTTCCTGATGAAATTCTGATCGACAGATGTGTTGGTAGAAGGCTTGACCCAGTGACAGGGAAGATATACCATCTAACTTTTTTTCCACCGGAGACGGAAGAGATTAAAGCAAGGCTGGTAACTCGACCTGACGACACTGAGGAGAAG GTGAAATCTCGCCTCAACATATACAAGCAAAATGCAGAAGCCGTATCTTCCTCCTACTCAAATATAATTCATAAG ATTGATGGCAGCAATTCAAAAGAAGCGGTTTTCAAAGAAATTGAATCTTTGCTATCTCAATTGCAACAGAAAAAAGTAAAGCTAGTGAAATCTGGAG AAAAATCAATCCTTGATACAAAGAAAGGACGGCCATCTTTGAGCCAG GATAAGTGGAGAGGGATTCCTACTAGACTAAACAATATTCCCCATTCTCGAGAAATCAGGAAATATTTCTATGATGATGTGTTACAAGCTACTGAGAGGGCTATCAATGACGGTAAAACTAGGTTGAAG GTTGACATCAACATTCCTGAGCTGAACCCAGAAATG GATGTTTATCGAATAGGTACCTTGATGGAACTTGTTCGAGCTCTTGCCCTCTCTTTTGCGGATGATGGAAAACGGGTTAAG GTTTGTGTACAAGGGTCGATGGGAGATGGTGCTCTTGCTGGAATGCCATTGCAGCTTGCTGGAACTCGTAAGATTTTAGAGTTCATGGACTGGGGTGATTATGGAGCAAAAGGAACCTTCATCAATATTGGTTCTATAG GTGCTGCTGAGGTTGAGGAGCAAGATGACATGTTTATCTTGGTGGCTCCTCAAAATGCTGTTGGGAATTGTATTATTGAT GATCTCAGAGCCATGACCAACGCAGCTGAACACAGACCAGTTATTCTAGTCAATGCTAGGCTTAAG GATTTGCCTGGTTCTAGTGGTATAATGCAA ACGATGGGGAGGGACCAGAGACTCAAGTATGCAGCATCTTTTGAAAGTTGCTACTTCTTTCGACTTCTGTATTATGCAGGAACGCAGTATCCCATAATGGGAGCTATCAG AATGACTTACCCAAACCAATATGAGCTGTACAAGAGGGTAGATGAATCGCCTGGGAAGGAGAAGTATGCTATTCTGTCTACGTTTACCCAGAGGCCTAGTACAGATGAAATTAACGATGCTTTCCAAGGAAAACCAAG
- the LOC106762459 gene encoding transmembrane 9 superfamily member 11, whose protein sequence is MEYFAQFGLWVTLILFLTFQIQPNYGFYLPGSYPHKYVVTDELWVKVNSLTSIDTEMPFSYYSLPFCKPEGGIKDSAENLGELLMGDRIENSPYRFKMYTNESEIYLCRVESLSGDQFKILKERIDQMYQVNLILDNLPAIRFTQKEGYFMRWTGYPVGVKIDDAYYVFNHLKFNVLVHKYEETNVARVMGTGDGAEMIPVGKEDSSEKPGYMVVGFEVIPCSIMHNADMAKNLKMYDKYPSSIRCDPATVAMPIKEGQPLVFSYEVTFEESDIKWPSRWDAYLKMEGAKVHWFSILNSLMVITFLAGIVLVIFLRTVRRDLTRYEELDKEAQAQMNEELSGWKLVVGDVFRAPSNPALLCVMVGDGVQILGMSVVTILFAALGFMSPASRGTLITGMLFFYMILGIAAGYVSVRLWRTIAFGDQKGWVSIAWKAACFFPGISFLILTTLNFLLWGSHSTGAIPFSLFVILILLWFCISVPLTLVGGYFGAKAPHIEYPVRTNQIPREVPQQKYPSWLLVLGAGTLPFGTLFIELFFIMSSIWMGRVYYVFGFLFVVLILLVLVCAEVSLVLTYMHLCVEDWKWWWKSFFASGSVALYIFLYSINYLVFDLKSLSGPVSATLYLGYSLFMVLAIMLSTGTIGFLSSFWFVHYLFSSVKLD, encoded by the coding sequence ATGGAATATTTTGCGCAATTTGGGTTGTGGGTGACCTTGATCTTGTTCTTGACATTTCAAATTCAACCCAATTATGGGTTCTACCTTCCTGGTAGTTATCCCCACAAGTATGTTGTCACGGATGAGTTGTGGGTGAAAGTGAATTCGCTTACTTCCATTGACACAGAGATGCCCTTTAGCTATTACAGTTTGCCCTTTTGCAAGCCTGAGGGAGGTATCAAGGACAGTGCTGAGAATCTTGGGGAACTCCTCATGGGTGACAGAATAGAGAACTCTCCCTACAGGTTTAAGATGTACACAAATGAATCTGAGATTTACTTGTGCCGGGTGGAGTCATTGTCCGGGGATCAGTTCAAGATCTTGAAGGAGAGGATTGACCAGATGTATCAGGTTAACTTGATTCTTGATAATTTACCTGCTATCAGGTTCACACAGAAAGAAGGGTACTTCATGAGATGGACGGGGTACCCTGTTGGTGTTAAGATCGATGATGCTTATTATGTGTTTAACCATCTCAAGTTCAATGTTCTTGTTCACAAGTATGAGGAGACCAATGTGGCTCGAGTAATGGGGACCGGCGATGGCGCAGAAATGATCCCTGTTGGCAAGGAGGACTCTTCTGAGAAGCCTGGATACATGGTTGTGGGGTTCGAGGTGATTCCTTGCAGTATTATGCATAATGCTGATATGGCTAAAAACTTGAAGATGTATGACAAGTATCCCTCGTCTATCCGATGCGATCCGGCCACCGTGGCAATGCCTATCAAAGAGGGTCAGCCTCTTGTTTTCAGTTACGAGGTGACATTTGAGGAGAGTGACATCAAGTGGCCATCTAGATGGGATGCCTACTTAAAGATGGAGGGAGCTAAAGTGCATTGGTTCTCTATCCTCAATTCGCTTATGGTGATCACTTTTCTTGCTGGTATTGTTCTTGTGATCTTCCTGAGAACTGTTAGGAGAGATCTGACCCGTTATGAGGAGCTGGACAAGGAGGCTCAAGCACAGATGAATGAAGAGTTATCTGGTTGGAAGCTTGTGGTGGGAGATGTTTTCCGTGCTCCATCGAATCCTGCTTTGTTGTGTGTGATGGTTGGGGATGGGGTTCAGATTCTTGGTATGTCTGTTGTGACAATTTTGTTTGCTGCACTGGGATTCATGTCACCAGCATCTCGCGGAACACTGATCACAGGTATGCTGTTTTTCTACATGATACTTGGTATTGCTGCTGGCTATGTCTCAGTTCGGTTGTGGAGGACAATTGCCTTTGGAGACCAGAAGGGCTGGGTTTCCATCGCATGGAAGGCCGCTTGTTTCTTCCCAGGAATTTCCTTCTTGATCCTCACAACCTTGAACTTCCTTTTGTGGGGAAGCCACAGCACTGGAGCCATTCCATTTTCACTCTTTGTGATACTAATCTTGCTTTGGTTCTGCATATCTGTACCCCTTACCCTTGTTGGTGGCTACTTCGGAGCCAAGGCACCCCACATTGAGTATCCAGTCCGAACCAACCAAATTCCTCGTGAAGTTCCCCAGCAAAAGTACCCATCATGGCTGTTAGTTCTTGGTGCTGGCACCCTTCCATTTGGCACCTTGTTCATTGAGCTCTTTTTTATCATGTCTAGCATTTGGATGGGTCGAGTTTACTATGTCTTCGGGTTCCTCTTCGTTGTTCTGATCCTTCTTGTGCTGGTTTGTGCTGAGGTATCTTTAGTTCTTACTTACATGCACCTGTGTGTGGAGGATTGGAAATGGTGGTGGAAATCGTTCTTTGCCTCCGGTTCTGTTGCCTTGTACATCTTTCTGTACTCCATTAACTATCTTGTGTTTGATCTCAAGAGTTTGAGTGGTCCTGTGTCTGCAACTCTGTACTTGGGATACTCACTCTTCATGGTTCTAGCAATCATGCTCTCTACAGGGACTATTGGGTTCCTCTCTTCATTCTGGTTCGTGCATTACTTGTTCTCTTCAGTCAAGTTGGATTGA
- the LOC106762012 gene encoding adenylate kinase 5, chloroplastic isoform X3, with translation MINTAPSCSFHRTTTLTTSHSLPFTPLHHSCLHHCHFSFGTQLLRLSNLRCHTLSPLTTKTLKVNCSISDPLKVMISGAPASGKGTQCELIFQRFGLVHISTGDLLRAEVATGTEIGNKAKEFMNSGQLVPDEIVTAMVAARLSLEDAKQKGWLLDGYPRSLGQAQSLEKMQIRPDVYIVLDVPDEILIDRCVGRRLDPVTGKIYHLTFFPPETEEIKARLVTRPDDTEEKVKSRLNIYKQNAEAVSSSYSNIIHKIDGSNSKEAVFKEIESLLSQLQQKKVKLVKSGEKSILDTKKGRPSLSQDKWRGIPTRLNNIPHSREIRKYFYDDVLQATERAINDGKTRLKVDINIPELNPEMDVYRIGTLMELVRALALSFADDGKRVKVCVQGSMGDGALAGMPLQLAGTRKILEFMDWGDYGAKGTFINIGSIGAAEVEEQDDMFILVAPQNAVGNCIIDDLRAMTNAAEHRPVILVNARLKDLPGSSGIMQTMGRDQRLKYAASFESCYFFRLLYYAGTQYPIMGAIRKLWKRILSMIIPWSKSKVTWIEKKEGGIHRR, from the exons ATGATAAACACCGCACCCAGCTGCTCCTTCCACCGCACCACCACTCTCACAacctctcattctcttccattcACTCCCCTTCACCATTCATGTCTACACCACTGCCACTTCTCCTTCGGCACACAACTTCTCCGATTAAGCAACCTCCGCTGCCACACACTATCGCCGTTAACCACCAAG ACGCTCAAAGTGAATTGCTCCATCAGCGATCCTCTGAAGGTGATGATATCAGGTGCACCTGCTTCCGGCAAAGGCACGCAATGTGAATTAATTTTCCAAAGG TTTGGATTGGTGCACATATCAACAGGGGATTTGCTAAGAGCAGAAGTGGCAACTGGAACTGAAATTGGAAATAAAGCAAAGGAGTTCATGAACTCGGGCCAACTGGTTCCTGATGAAATTGTGACAGCA ATGGTGGCAGCACGATTGTCTCTCGAAGATGCTAAGCAAAAAGGGTGGCTTCTTGATGGGTACCCTCGAAGTTTGGGCCAGGCCCAGAGTCTGGAGAAAATGCAGATACGACCTGATGTCTATATAGTATTGGAT GTTCCTGATGAAATTCTGATCGACAGATGTGTTGGTAGAAGGCTTGACCCAGTGACAGGGAAGATATACCATCTAACTTTTTTTCCACCGGAGACGGAAGAGATTAAAGCAAGGCTGGTAACTCGACCTGACGACACTGAGGAGAAG GTGAAATCTCGCCTCAACATATACAAGCAAAATGCAGAAGCCGTATCTTCCTCCTACTCAAATATAATTCATAAG ATTGATGGCAGCAATTCAAAAGAAGCGGTTTTCAAAGAAATTGAATCTTTGCTATCTCAATTGCAACAGAAAAAAGTAAAGCTAGTGAAATCTGGAG AAAAATCAATCCTTGATACAAAGAAAGGACGGCCATCTTTGAGCCAG GATAAGTGGAGAGGGATTCCTACTAGACTAAACAATATTCCCCATTCTCGAGAAATCAGGAAATATTTCTATGATGATGTGTTACAAGCTACTGAGAGGGCTATCAATGACGGTAAAACTAGGTTGAAG GTTGACATCAACATTCCTGAGCTGAACCCAGAAATG GATGTTTATCGAATAGGTACCTTGATGGAACTTGTTCGAGCTCTTGCCCTCTCTTTTGCGGATGATGGAAAACGGGTTAAG GTTTGTGTACAAGGGTCGATGGGAGATGGTGCTCTTGCTGGAATGCCATTGCAGCTTGCTGGAACTCGTAAGATTTTAGAGTTCATGGACTGGGGTGATTATGGAGCAAAAGGAACCTTCATCAATATTGGTTCTATAG GTGCTGCTGAGGTTGAGGAGCAAGATGACATGTTTATCTTGGTGGCTCCTCAAAATGCTGTTGGGAATTGTATTATTGAT GATCTCAGAGCCATGACCAACGCAGCTGAACACAGACCAGTTATTCTAGTCAATGCTAGGCTTAAG GATTTGCCTGGTTCTAGTGGTATAATGCAA ACGATGGGGAGGGACCAGAGACTCAAGTATGCAGCATCTTTTGAAAGTTGCTACTTCTTTCGACTTCTGTATTATGCAGGAACGCAGTATCCCATAATGGGAGCTATCAG GAAACTGTGGAAGAGGATACTGTCGATGATCATACCATGGTCCAAATCAAAAGTCACATGGatagaaaaaaaggaag GAGGAATACATCGGAGATGA
- the LOC106761844 gene encoding uncharacterized protein LOC106761844, with the protein MASSAAADGLFRPIYEGSISAYDNDVERRPYHRNCSCALHSKSGRGKPCRNKSQRCNSVSYPMRRAWSEGSLLLSTSAHSSPSSSPAAPRPQHEEEGYSNKLEVLFEM; encoded by the coding sequence ATGGCCTCAAGCGCCGCCGCAGACGGGCTCTTTCGACCGATCTACGAGGGCAGCATCTCCGCCTACGACAACGACGTAGAGCGCCGCCCCTATCACCGGAACTGCAGCTGCGCGCTCCACAGCAAGTCTGGCCGCGGCAAACCCTGCCGGAACAAGTCTCAGCGCTGCAACAGCGTTTCATATCCGATGAGGCGGGCCTGGAGCGAAGGGAGCTTGCTCTTGTCGACCTCCGCGCATTCCTCTCCCTCTTCCTCCCCCGCCGCGCCCAGGCCTCAACACGAAGAAGAGGGATATAGTAACAAATTAGAGGTTTTATTTGAGATGTAA
- the LOC106762012 gene encoding adenylate kinase 5, chloroplastic isoform X2 — translation MINTAPSCSFHRTTTLTTSHSLPFTPLHHSCLHHCHFSFGTQLLRLSNLRCHTLSPLTTKTLKVNCSISDPLKVMISGAPASGKGTQCELIFQRFGLVHISTGDLLRAEVATGTEIGNKAKEFMNSGQLVPDEIVTAMVAARLSLEDAKQKGWLLDGYPRSLGQAQSLEKMQIRPDVYIVLDVPDEILIDRCVGRRLDPVTGKIYHLTFFPPETEEIKARLVTRPDDTEEKVKSRLNIYKQNAEAVSSSYSNIIHKIDGSNSKEAVFKEIESLLSQLQQKKVKLVKSGEKSILDTKKGRPSLSQDKWRGIPTRLNNIPHSREIRKYFYDDVLQATERAINDGKTRLKVDINIPELNPEMDVYRIGTLMELVRALALSFADDGKRVKVCVQGSMGDGALAGMPLQLAGTRKILEFMDWGDYGAKGTFINIGSIGAAEVEEQDDMFILVAPQNAVGNCIIDDLRAMTNAAEHRPVILVNARLKLQFALSPPLLRSMVDQKDVSHVNNYNVDSCVTIRVGKYNYTPPPVPMCVATDRVLGPLEPLPRDSDLPFGIDLSFSVPV, via the exons ATGATAAACACCGCACCCAGCTGCTCCTTCCACCGCACCACCACTCTCACAacctctcattctcttccattcACTCCCCTTCACCATTCATGTCTACACCACTGCCACTTCTCCTTCGGCACACAACTTCTCCGATTAAGCAACCTCCGCTGCCACACACTATCGCCGTTAACCACCAAG ACGCTCAAAGTGAATTGCTCCATCAGCGATCCTCTGAAGGTGATGATATCAGGTGCACCTGCTTCCGGCAAAGGCACGCAATGTGAATTAATTTTCCAAAGG TTTGGATTGGTGCACATATCAACAGGGGATTTGCTAAGAGCAGAAGTGGCAACTGGAACTGAAATTGGAAATAAAGCAAAGGAGTTCATGAACTCGGGCCAACTGGTTCCTGATGAAATTGTGACAGCA ATGGTGGCAGCACGATTGTCTCTCGAAGATGCTAAGCAAAAAGGGTGGCTTCTTGATGGGTACCCTCGAAGTTTGGGCCAGGCCCAGAGTCTGGAGAAAATGCAGATACGACCTGATGTCTATATAGTATTGGAT GTTCCTGATGAAATTCTGATCGACAGATGTGTTGGTAGAAGGCTTGACCCAGTGACAGGGAAGATATACCATCTAACTTTTTTTCCACCGGAGACGGAAGAGATTAAAGCAAGGCTGGTAACTCGACCTGACGACACTGAGGAGAAG GTGAAATCTCGCCTCAACATATACAAGCAAAATGCAGAAGCCGTATCTTCCTCCTACTCAAATATAATTCATAAG ATTGATGGCAGCAATTCAAAAGAAGCGGTTTTCAAAGAAATTGAATCTTTGCTATCTCAATTGCAACAGAAAAAAGTAAAGCTAGTGAAATCTGGAG AAAAATCAATCCTTGATACAAAGAAAGGACGGCCATCTTTGAGCCAG GATAAGTGGAGAGGGATTCCTACTAGACTAAACAATATTCCCCATTCTCGAGAAATCAGGAAATATTTCTATGATGATGTGTTACAAGCTACTGAGAGGGCTATCAATGACGGTAAAACTAGGTTGAAG GTTGACATCAACATTCCTGAGCTGAACCCAGAAATG GATGTTTATCGAATAGGTACCTTGATGGAACTTGTTCGAGCTCTTGCCCTCTCTTTTGCGGATGATGGAAAACGGGTTAAG GTTTGTGTACAAGGGTCGATGGGAGATGGTGCTCTTGCTGGAATGCCATTGCAGCTTGCTGGAACTCGTAAGATTTTAGAGTTCATGGACTGGGGTGATTATGGAGCAAAAGGAACCTTCATCAATATTGGTTCTATAG GTGCTGCTGAGGTTGAGGAGCAAGATGACATGTTTATCTTGGTGGCTCCTCAAAATGCTGTTGGGAATTGTATTATTGAT GATCTCAGAGCCATGACCAACGCAGCTGAACACAGACCAGTTATTCTAGTCAATGCTAGGCTTAAG CTGCAGTTTGCCCTATCACCACCGCTGTTGAGGTCAATGGTGGACCAGAAAGATGTGTCTCATGTCAATAATTACAATGTTGATAGTTGTGTCACCATCAGAGTTGGCAAGTATAATTACACGCCACCACCAGTGCCAATGTGTGTAGCCACAGACAGGGTGTTAGGACCTCTTGAACCCCTTCCCAGGGACAGTGACCTCCCATTTGGCATCGATTTAAGTTTTTCAGTTCCTGTGTGA